From the Clostridium sp. Marseille-P299 genome, one window contains:
- a CDS encoding ASCH domain-containing protein produces the protein MDTQKFSKESIDEFWSKFLRETNRDAKTKYLDAFHFELTKKSANELLQLVLSGQKRATASSLWGYEVSGECIPKVGDLSIVTDWDGVPKCVIETTAITIIPFSEMTYDICKREGEDDSLESWKKGHTKFFTEEGKDLGYEFREEMPVIFEDFSVVYQV, from the coding sequence ATGGATACTCAAAAATTTTCAAAGGAAAGCATAGATGAATTTTGGAGTAAATTCTTACGTGAAACTAATAGAGATGCTAAAACAAAATATTTGGATGCATTTCATTTCGAATTAACGAAGAAGAGTGCTAATGAGTTATTGCAACTTGTTTTAAGTGGGCAAAAAAGGGCCACAGCTAGTAGTTTGTGGGGATATGAAGTAAGTGGAGAATGCATACCTAAGGTAGGTGATCTAAGTATTGTTACAGATTGGGATGGAGTCCCGAAATGTGTTATTGAAACGACCGCAATCACAATTATTCCTTTTTCAGAGATGACCTATGATATCTGTAAACGAGAAGGTGAAGATGATAGCTTAGAATCTTGGAAGAAAGGACATACTAAATTTTTTACAGAAGAAGGAAAAGATCTGGGATACGAATTTAGGGAAGAGATGCCAGTTATATTTGAAGATTTTTCAGTTGTATATCAGGTATAA
- a CDS encoding phosphohydrolase: MNKDEKQQIIEKTMLYVREKLEGEGSGHDWWHIERVLVKD; encoded by the coding sequence ATGAACAAAGATGAGAAGCAACAAATTATTGAGAAAACAATGTTGTATGTTCGAGAAAAGCTAGAAGGCGAGGGTTCAGGACATGATTGGTGGCATATTGAAAGGGTATTGGTAAAAGATTAA
- a CDS encoding methyl-accepting chemotaxis protein gives MERNHKNNWIIIMCCIVVLIGLTISKYGIDNNTIKACACLIISGVIVTLLYLFVKKDIIKVMGMMWIVGVAALTYSVLIGGSSTAVFALYVILGMATSYFVTKYIYMAIFPICGYMFILSFINPNYIEGMPNSTLAGALGKTILLVIVTCILALTTKRGEKMVLEAREMLQIIKEQNELTSLTAKELNNAVITGNNRMIGVSEYAESVKESANQINMAMDSMMEGITNINENVFNTVTAITRNKEIAKTLDKSFTRVSSSVDKGNAGVENAKRELHIMSADVEEALSVTDELMDRMNSIHTILDEINGIASQTNLLSLNASIEAARAGEHGRGFSVVAEEIRTLSEGSVKAAGNIQSILSQLQQVANKVAEKISSGAEAAKGGVLEIDVLTQLFDEIHMTTKDARKIMEEEHEVINKVGYEIENISSEMNNLVAVGEENTAMVSAINSTIDEQNLAVKDLEEQMSKVNTLANNLEIKS, from the coding sequence ATGGAAAGAAATCACAAAAATAATTGGATAATTATTATGTGCTGTATTGTAGTTTTAATTGGACTAACGATTTCAAAATACGGAATTGATAATAATACTATAAAAGCTTGCGCTTGTCTTATTATCTCTGGGGTGATAGTAACGCTACTATATCTCTTTGTTAAAAAAGATATCATTAAAGTCATGGGAATGATGTGGATAGTAGGTGTGGCTGCTTTAACGTATAGCGTACTCATTGGTGGAAGTTCTACTGCAGTATTTGCTTTATACGTCATTCTTGGTATGGCAACAAGTTATTTTGTCACAAAATACATCTATATGGCAATATTCCCTATTTGTGGTTATATGTTTATTTTATCGTTTATTAACCCAAATTATATTGAAGGAATGCCAAATTCAACACTCGCAGGCGCATTAGGGAAAACGATTTTATTAGTGATTGTAACATGTATTTTGGCATTAACAACAAAACGTGGCGAAAAAATGGTCTTAGAAGCAAGAGAAATGCTTCAAATAATAAAGGAACAAAATGAGCTCACATCTTTGACAGCTAAAGAACTTAATAATGCAGTAATCACTGGAAATAATCGAATGATTGGAGTGTCTGAATATGCTGAAAGTGTAAAAGAATCTGCAAATCAGATTAATATGGCAATGGACAGTATGATGGAGGGAATTACAAATATCAATGAAAATGTGTTTAATACTGTCACTGCAATAACACGTAATAAAGAAATTGCTAAAACTTTGGATAAGAGTTTTACTAGGGTTTCTAGTTCTGTTGATAAGGGGAATGCCGGGGTAGAAAATGCAAAACGTGAGCTTCATATTATGTCAGCGGATGTAGAGGAGGCTTTGTCAGTTACAGATGAATTGATGGACCGAATGAATAGTATTCACACCATTTTAGATGAGATTAACGGAATTGCCAGCCAAACGAATCTATTATCTTTGAACGCATCGATTGAAGCTGCAAGAGCAGGTGAACATGGACGTGGTTTTTCGGTGGTTGCAGAAGAAATTCGAACACTTTCTGAAGGCAGCGTAAAGGCAGCAGGAAATATTCAATCAATTCTCTCACAGCTACAACAGGTTGCGAATAAGGTAGCAGAAAAGATATCCTCTGGAGCAGAAGCTGCTAAGGGTGGAGTTTTGGAAATAGATGTTTTAACACAACTTTTTGATGAAATACATATGACAACGAAAGATGCAAGAAAGATAATGGAAGAAGAGCATGAGGTTATCAATAAGGTTGGTTATGAAATCGAAAATATTAGCTCTGAAATGAATAATTTAGTAGCAGTGGGTGAAGAAAATACGGCAATGGTTAGTGCAATAAACTCTACAATTGATGAACAAAATCTGGCTGTTAAAGATTTAGAAGAGCAGATGAGCAAAGTGAATACCCTTGCTAATAATTTGGAGATTAAGAGTTAA
- a CDS encoding ribosomal maturation YjgA family protein, whose protein sequence is MFVGDILWAVMIFYIVRFFFIHKSLKGVFLISLLFCYFIEVSQLYQAGWINNLRNTTIGGLILGHGFLWSDILAYTFGVTIAAIFELLKHKLSSSKIK, encoded by the coding sequence TTGTTTGTTGGGGATATACTTTGGGCAGTTATGATATTTTACATTGTGAGATTTTTCTTTATTCATAAGAGTCTTAAAGGGGTATTTTTAATAAGTCTACTATTTTGTTATTTCATTGAGGTGAGCCAATTATATCAAGCCGGCTGGATTAATAATTTAAGAAATACAACCATAGGGGGATTAATATTAGGTCATGGCTTTTTGTGGTCAGATATTTTGGCATATACGTTTGGTGTTACGATTGCAGCAATTTTTGAACTATTAAAACATAAATTATCTTCTTCTAAGATAAAATAA
- a CDS encoding immunoglobulin-like domain-containing protein — translation MMRLKWIFFILLLNITLLSIAACNKAENQMESEWREASEGIDELSGVWIETENETYEKGTLIVRVKWFNTLNDQMTYGQSYLLEKKVNDKWKVVTKETTKNYGFTAIGFILEPNSTRWQSHSLEYYTDGLTPGKYRINATFSRDTLNGVDYGRSGYPRYQVYGYFTVGNKNKERELTVLDDSVIEYKNEEYGFAIELPKDWDGYRVIEEQQNKESEKHEIFQRLDEDYVIVRIRHPNWTQETPYQDIVLTMFHSRQWRENRKSFADNEIDKIPEVKLYSRYYIVLNPDDYDESYREFKTVQKMLESLQNY, via the coding sequence ATGATGCGTCTAAAATGGATATTTTTCATTCTATTGCTTAATATAACTTTATTGAGTATTGCAGCCTGTAACAAAGCTGAAAATCAAATGGAAAGTGAATGGCGGGAGGCTTCTGAAGGTATTGATGAACTAAGCGGAGTTTGGATTGAAACGGAAAATGAAACGTATGAAAAAGGAACACTTATCGTTAGAGTTAAGTGGTTTAATACTTTAAACGATCAAATGACATATGGACAATCATATCTTCTTGAGAAGAAAGTCAATGATAAGTGGAAAGTGGTAACGAAAGAAACTACAAAAAATTATGGCTTCACTGCGATAGGTTTTATCTTGGAACCAAATTCTACAAGATGGCAGAGTCACAGTCTAGAATATTATACAGATGGCCTTACTCCAGGTAAATATCGTATCAATGCTACATTTAGTCGAGATACATTGAATGGTGTTGACTATGGCAGGTCAGGGTATCCGAGGTACCAAGTTTATGGTTATTTTACAGTAGGTAATAAAAATAAGGAGCGTGAACTAACCGTATTAGATGATTCTGTAATTGAATATAAGAATGAGGAATATGGATTTGCTATAGAACTACCCAAAGATTGGGATGGGTATCGAGTAATTGAAGAACAACAAAATAAAGAAAGTGAGAAGCATGAAATATTTCAAAGGTTAGATGAGGATTACGTTATTGTAAGAATACGCCATCCGAACTGGACACAAGAAACACCATATCAAGATATTGTACTTACCATGTTTCATAGCAGACAGTGGAGAGAGAATAGGAAGTCCTTTGCAGACAATGAAATAGATAAGATACCAGAGGTGAAATTATATTCAAGGTATTATATTGTATTAAATCCAGATGATTATGATGAAAGTTACAGGGAATTTAAAACAGTTCAAAAGATGCTAGAGTCCCTACAGAATTATTAA
- the abc-f gene encoding ribosomal protection-like ABC-F family protein, translating to MIEIGVNNLSKYYGATKIFEKISFEIKTGERIGLIGRNGCGKTTIFKILMGLEDYQEGDINYRKDIKLGYLNQIPVYSEEIKTIEVIRMAFEKLSAISKEMKALEKSFESLEGVELEKSINYYGRLTSQYELEGGYDLETKINKITEGLHITENLKDLPFKSLSGGEKTRVILAKLLLEEPDLLLLDEPTNHLDLETIDWLEGFLKEYKGSVLIISHDRYFLDRVVGRIIDLEFSRANIYEGNYSYYVLEKERRFLMDYSHYQNQQKKIERMENQIKRYRIWGKMRDSEVMYKRAKELEKRLEKIEVLDRPILDSRKVRLGIDVVNRTGKLVLEIEELKKAFEQKRLLVDISLNIFYQESACIIGKNGSGKSTLLKLILDEMKPDAGVIKIGSGVKIGYLPQHVEFEDEEQTILEYFSRKHNITNEIARGQLAKVLFFKEDVFKKIKNLSGGEKSRLKLCSLTFEQVNFMILDEPTNHLDIDSREVLEETLINYEGTLLFVSHDRYFINKVADKIMELKNGVMDIYDGDYNYYLNECAKRKLENNRILENKEPKKQTQKIDDVGKSNNIAKQNNVWKQRNTVKQNNTLKQDSKKVELLERKIEDIELKVQLLENEMNKHNSDTEYLARIFIEKENLEKELELSYEAWERALV from the coding sequence ATGATAGAAATAGGTGTAAATAATTTATCAAAGTATTACGGTGCGACAAAGATATTTGAAAAGATAAGCTTTGAAATTAAAACAGGAGAACGAATTGGATTAATTGGTAGGAATGGATGTGGTAAAACTACAATCTTTAAGATTTTAATGGGCCTTGAGGATTATCAAGAAGGAGATATTAATTATCGTAAAGATATAAAACTAGGATATTTAAATCAAATTCCTGTGTATAGCGAGGAAATAAAGACCATTGAGGTTATACGCATGGCGTTTGAAAAGTTAAGTGCAATAAGTAAAGAAATGAAAGCGTTGGAAAAAAGCTTTGAGTCCTTAGAAGGAGTGGAACTAGAAAAGTCAATCAATTATTACGGAAGATTAACCTCACAATATGAATTGGAAGGTGGCTACGACTTAGAAACTAAAATTAATAAGATTACAGAAGGCCTTCATATAACAGAAAATCTAAAAGATTTACCATTTAAGAGTTTAAGTGGTGGTGAAAAGACTAGAGTGATTTTAGCAAAGTTGCTTTTAGAGGAGCCCGATCTTCTTTTATTAGATGAACCGACCAATCATTTAGACCTAGAAACCATTGACTGGTTGGAGGGCTTTTTAAAAGAATATAAGGGATCCGTTCTTATTATATCTCATGATAGATACTTCTTGGACCGCGTAGTAGGTAGAATTATCGATTTAGAATTTAGTCGTGCTAATATTTATGAAGGGAATTATAGCTATTATGTATTAGAGAAGGAGCGAAGATTTCTTATGGATTATAGCCATTATCAAAATCAACAAAAGAAAATAGAGCGAATGGAAAACCAAATCAAACGATACCGAATCTGGGGTAAAATGCGTGACAGTGAGGTAATGTATAAACGAGCGAAAGAATTAGAAAAACGTTTAGAAAAAATAGAAGTTTTAGACCGTCCAATTTTAGATTCAAGAAAAGTAAGATTGGGGATTGATGTTGTAAATCGAACTGGGAAACTAGTACTAGAAATAGAAGAACTTAAAAAGGCATTTGAACAAAAAAGACTACTTGTTGATATTAGTTTAAATATATTTTATCAGGAGAGTGCTTGCATTATAGGGAAAAACGGAAGTGGAAAATCTACTTTACTAAAATTAATTTTAGATGAAATGAAACCCGATGCAGGTGTGATAAAAATTGGTTCCGGGGTAAAGATTGGTTACTTGCCACAGCACGTAGAATTTGAAGATGAAGAACAGACGATTTTAGAATACTTCTCGAGAAAACACAATATCACAAATGAAATCGCTAGAGGTCAATTAGCAAAAGTCTTATTTTTTAAAGAGGATGTATTTAAAAAGATTAAGAATTTATCTGGTGGTGAGAAAAGCCGTTTAAAGTTATGTTCTTTAACATTTGAACAAGTGAATTTTATGATATTGGATGAGCCTACGAATCATCTAGATATTGATTCCCGAGAGGTATTAGAGGAGACCTTGATTAACTATGAAGGAACGCTGTTGTTTGTATCACATGATCGATATTTTATCAACAAAGTAGCGGATAAAATTATGGAGCTTAAAAATGGCGTAATGGACATTTATGATGGTGATTATAACTATTATTTAAATGAATGTGCCAAAAGAAAATTAGAAAATAATCGAATCTTAGAGAATAAGGAGCCTAAAAAGCAGACACAGAAAATAGATGATGTTGGTAAGTCAAATAATATAGCAAAACAAAATAATGTATGGAAACAAAGAAATACGGTGAAACAAAATAATACATTGAAGCAAGATAGTAAAAAAGTAGAATTATTGGAAAGAAAAATAGAGGATATCGAATTAAAGGTGCAATTACTAGAGAATGAAATGAACAAACATAATTCGGATACAGAATATTTGGCAAGGATTTTTATTGAGAAAGAAAATTTAGAGAAAGAGTTGGAGCTTTCTTATGAGGCGTGGGAGAGGGCATTGGTTTAA
- a CDS encoding ECF transporter S component, giving the protein MKPNTRTLKIILTALMAALCCISTMIIQVPSPTGGYIHLGDGLVLLSGIILGPIYGGLAAGIGSMLADILSGYPHYAIATLIIKALAAVVGSSIYALLTSKKPGKSISIIIAGVFGGIIVTLGYFIFDSILLGSGFAAAVTGVPGNVVQNIFGIIVSTFLFPFLVKSPYLKELILKEARS; this is encoded by the coding sequence ATGAAACCGAACACTAGAACACTAAAAATTATATTGACTGCACTTATGGCAGCCCTATGTTGTATTAGTACTATGATTATACAAGTACCCTCACCAACTGGTGGATACATACATTTAGGCGATGGTTTAGTACTTCTTTCAGGTATTATTTTAGGACCTATCTATGGAGGATTAGCTGCTGGTATTGGATCAATGTTAGCTGATATACTATCTGGTTATCCACATTATGCCATCGCGACTTTAATAATAAAAGCTCTAGCAGCTGTTGTAGGAAGTAGTATCTATGCCCTCCTTACCTCTAAAAAACCTGGGAAATCAATTTCTATTATCATTGCTGGTGTCTTTGGTGGAATCATTGTAACCTTGGGATATTTTATTTTCGATTCTATATTACTTGGAAGTGGCTTTGCCGCTGCTGTTACTGGAGTACCAGGTAACGTCGTTCAAAATATTTTTGGAATTATTGTTTCAACCTTTCTTTTCCCATTTCTTGTTAAGTCGCCATACTTAAAAGAATTGATTTTAAAAGAAGCTAGATCTTAA
- a CDS encoding metallophosphoesterase, whose protein sequence is MFEEKRITKAYNNAERLDIDNKTKIVIISDCHRGTGGGADNFAQNQLLLYYALNTYYKQGFTYIELGDGDELWENRSMDNIKDEYDGIFELLARMFSDGKLLMVYGNHDIVKRKQKWCRENLAKIHEHNCTAERDLFPDIKVHQAIILKDINTENEILLLHGHQADFINDQLWRISRFLVRYIWHPLELIGIKNPTITSINPNRKDIVERILMDWCDKHGKAIVAGHTHRPIYPNPGETPYFNDGCCVHPRYINAIEINKGEISIVKWEVEVQDDGMLNINKKIMCGPNSINSYFKEGK, encoded by the coding sequence ATGTTTGAAGAGAAGAGGATAACCAAAGCTTATAACAATGCGGAAAGATTAGATATTGATAATAAAACAAAGATTGTTATTATAAGTGATTGTCATCGAGGAACTGGCGGAGGTGCAGACAATTTTGCACAAAACCAATTGCTATTATATTATGCACTTAACACCTATTACAAACAAGGATTTACCTATATTGAATTAGGTGATGGAGATGAGCTATGGGAAAATAGGAGCATGGATAATATTAAAGATGAATATGACGGCATATTTGAGCTTTTAGCTCGAATGTTTAGTGATGGAAAGCTTTTAATGGTTTATGGTAATCATGATATTGTTAAGAGAAAACAAAAATGGTGTAGAGAAAATCTTGCAAAAATACATGAGCATAATTGTACTGCAGAAAGAGACCTTTTTCCGGATATAAAAGTTCATCAGGCTATTATATTAAAAGATATAAATACAGAGAATGAAATATTGCTTCTTCATGGTCATCAAGCAGATTTCATTAACGACCAGTTGTGGCGTATTAGCAGGTTTTTAGTACGTTATATTTGGCATCCCCTTGAACTGATAGGTATAAAAAATCCTACAATTACATCCATTAATCCGAATAGGAAAGACATTGTAGAAAGAATATTAATGGACTGGTGCGATAAACATGGAAAGGCAATTGTGGCAGGTCACACCCACAGACCGATTTATCCTAACCCTGGCGAGACACCGTATTTCAATGATGGTTGCTGCGTACATCCACGATACATTAACGCTATTGAAATAAATAAAGGCGAGATATCTATTGTAAAATGGGAAGTAGAGGTACAAGATGATGGCATGCTTAACATAAACAAGAAGATTATGTGTGGTCCAAACAGTATAAATTCTTATTTTAAAGAAGGTAAATGA
- a CDS encoding histidine phosphatase family protein, whose amino-acid sequence MKVYIVRHGDNESGEYFNTVLNHQDPPLSNDGIRKAKKLVDYFEEKFIKKIIVSEYIRTQETAKFLANKKKLPVLKDKRLNEIDNGIIETMCDDEIKKNYPEFFKDFFSYSKDVRFPNGENSEEVRIRQKSLLDELIERNEDVVLISHEGYIRLLICHLINLPLYKRNLFHVDLCGISEFEYKQNNNSWKVIRINEVLV is encoded by the coding sequence ATGAAGGTATACATAGTCCGGCATGGAGATAACGAAAGTGGAGAGTATTTTAATACAGTATTAAATCATCAGGATCCTCCTCTTAGTAATGATGGAATAAGAAAAGCAAAGAAGTTGGTAGACTACTTTGAAGAAAAATTTATAAAGAAGATAATTGTGAGTGAATACATAAGAACTCAGGAGACTGCGAAGTTTCTAGCAAATAAAAAGAAATTACCCGTTCTTAAAGATAAAAGATTGAATGAAATTGATAATGGAATTATCGAGACAATGTGTGATGATGAAATTAAAAAGAACTATCCTGAATTCTTTAAAGACTTTTTTAGCTACTCTAAAGATGTTCGGTTTCCAAATGGTGAGAATAGTGAAGAGGTAAGAATTCGACAAAAGAGTTTGTTAGACGAGCTGATTGAGAGAAATGAGGATGTCGTTCTTATTAGCCATGAAGGTTACATACGATTATTAATATGTCATCTAATCAATCTTCCGTTATATAAAAGAAATTTATTTCATGTCGATTTGTGTGGGATAAGCGAATTTGAGTATAAACAAAATAACAATTCATGGAAAGTAATTAGAATAAACGAAGTATTAGTTTAG
- a CDS encoding DUF975 family protein, which translates to MWTRELIKSRAKDVLRINYWKAFLVSFIIAIAGGGGASGGNASNTHRVYRDVIDYELFFFIFFIIAIGITFLRIVIGYMLEVSGRKFFIEAASGNDFKEFISYCFKGKRYFDIMVTMLLRSIYTFLWTLLFIIPGIVKSYAYRMVPYILADNPSIGHNRAIELSQEMMDGNKLDTFVLDLSFIGWNLLGLLACGIGILFVQPYVNATDAELYLILRKEAIEQGITSKEELNLNSGDDMYTYE; encoded by the coding sequence ATGTGGACAAGAGAATTAATTAAAAGTAGAGCAAAAGATGTATTGAGAATAAATTATTGGAAGGCATTTCTTGTTAGCTTTATTATTGCTATCGCTGGAGGAGGTGGGGCTAGTGGAGGCAATGCTAGCAACACACATAGGGTGTATCGAGATGTTATTGACTATGAATTATTTTTCTTTATTTTCTTTATTATAGCTATTGGCATTACTTTTTTAAGAATAGTAATTGGATATATGCTTGAAGTAAGTGGAAGAAAATTTTTTATTGAAGCAGCATCTGGAAATGATTTTAAAGAATTTATTAGCTATTGTTTTAAAGGTAAAAGATATTTCGATATAATGGTTACAATGTTACTTCGAAGTATTTATACATTTCTGTGGACCTTGTTATTTATAATACCTGGCATTGTGAAATCTTATGCGTATCGAATGGTACCATATATATTGGCAGACAATCCTTCCATTGGACATAACCGAGCAATTGAATTAAGTCAAGAGATGATGGATGGGAATAAACTGGATACATTTGTTCTTGATTTGTCATTTATCGGGTGGAACCTATTAGGATTATTAGCGTGTGGAATTGGTATATTATTTGTACAACCGTACGTAAATGCAACAGATGCAGAATTATATTTAATCCTTCGAAAAGAAGCAATTGAGCAGGGAATTACTTCAAAGGAAGAATTAAATTTAAACTCTGGTGATGATATGTATACTTATGAATAG
- a CDS encoding ABC transporter substrate-binding protein, translating into MKKRILALFIVTLMITGLAACKKKSDLIQVNLNEVAHSIFYAPQYVAIEKGYFEEEGLDVNLVNGLGADKTMTAVLSGDADIGFMGSEASIYVYNEGNEDYVVNFAQLTQRAGNFLVSRDMNEEFTWDNIKGKTVIGGRVGGMPEMVFEYILKKHGIDPTTDLTIIQNIDFGITSQSFAAGTGDYTIEFEPAATGLETQKAGKVVASLGVESGMVPYTAYSAKTSFIKKNPEVIEKFVKALQKGMDYVNTHSPEEIAKVIEPQFKETGLETITKIVTRYYDQDTWKDNLVFEQESFDLLQDILMEAGVITEKAPYEKLVNTSYATDVAK; encoded by the coding sequence ATGAAAAAAAGGATTTTAGCTTTATTCATTGTAACACTTATGATTACCGGATTGGCTGCTTGTAAAAAGAAATCCGATCTTATACAGGTAAATTTAAATGAAGTTGCTCACTCAATATTTTATGCACCACAGTATGTAGCAATTGAAAAGGGATACTTTGAAGAAGAAGGATTGGATGTAAATTTAGTGAATGGTCTTGGAGCTGATAAGACAATGACAGCTGTGCTCTCCGGCGATGCAGACATAGGATTTATGGGTTCAGAAGCCTCAATTTATGTATACAATGAGGGAAATGAAGACTATGTTGTTAACTTTGCACAGTTAACACAACGTGCAGGTAATTTCTTAGTTTCAAGAGATATGAATGAAGAATTTACTTGGGATAACATAAAAGGTAAGACGGTAATAGGTGGCCGTGTTGGTGGTATGCCTGAAATGGTATTTGAGTATATCTTAAAGAAACATGGAATCGACCCGACAACTGATTTAACAATCATTCAAAATATTGATTTTGGAATTACATCACAGAGTTTTGCTGCGGGAACAGGAGATTATACAATCGAATTTGAACCTGCCGCAACTGGCCTAGAAACTCAAAAAGCTGGTAAGGTAGTAGCTTCCCTTGGAGTTGAAAGTGGAATGGTACCTTATACTGCGTATTCTGCAAAAACTAGTTTTATTAAGAAGAATCCTGAAGTAATTGAGAAATTTGTGAAAGCATTACAAAAAGGTATGGACTATGTAAATACTCATTCTCCAGAAGAGATTGCTAAAGTAATTGAGCCTCAGTTTAAAGAAACTGGTCTAGAAACAATTACTAAAATTGTAACAAGATATTATGATCAAGATACTTGGAAAGATAATTTAGTATTTGAACAAGAAAGCTTTGATTTATTGCAAGATATTTTGATGGAAGCAGGCGTAATTACAGAAAAAGCTCCTTATGAGAAACTTGTAAATACTAGTTATGCGACGGATGTTGCGAAGTAA